The sequence below is a genomic window from Bradyrhizobium septentrionale.
GTTCCGCGATCGTTGCCGTGACCAAGCCATCCGGGAGGACAATCTAAGCCTTCTGCGCGGAATCGGCGAAAACGCGATCAAACGATACGCCCGCAAGGACATTCTCACGCTAACCCAGCTCGCACATACCTTTCGGCCTCGGCGCTGTGGCAAACGCGCCGATATCCCACTTACCCGGCGAGACCATGCATTGCACGCGCTAGCCATTCGCGACCGAACAATCTATGTGCTGGGCGCACCCACAATTCCAGAAGCGAGAGTGCGCATCTATGTTGATATGGAAGGCGATCCTGAAGTTGGCTTCATTTATTTGATCGGGCTCGTTGTTTGCGAAGGCGAGCGCGTCGAGCACTACTCGTTCTGGGCGGATGATGAGAAAGGGGAAGCCGACATGTTCACGCGGTTTCTCGACACTGTTGCGCAGTATGACGCACCGCGCCTTTATTCCTACGGCAATTACGAGCGAACCGCTATCGCGCGCATGCGACGTCAAGCCCGGCGTAAGAAGCCCGTTGATGCTATTTTAGCTGCGCTTACGAATGTACTCACAATCATCTACCCGCACTTCTATTTTCCGACTTACTCGAACGGCCTCAAGGAAACAGCGGGATGCCTCGGCTGCCGCTGGACCGAGCCGGACGCTTCGGGCACCGAGAGCGTCGTCTGGCGCAAGAACTGGGAAAAGACCGGGGATGCTTCATGGAAAGTCAAGCTGATCCAATACAATCTCGAAGACTGCGAGGCGCTGTGAGCGTCATGCGGAGACCACGCGCTGAGGGTTGATCTGGTCGGCTAGGAAGATCTCGCGGAATGGTTTGTCGCGAGGTCACAATGTCAAAGGATAGTCGTAAGGATAGCGATAAGGATAGGCATATGCCTATCCTCGAACACGGCGCCGACACGCTGCAGCGTGTCGAGATCATCACCGGGACGGGCCGACGTCGGCGCTGGTCGACCGATGCGAAGGCGGCGATTGTTGCGGAGAGTTTTGCGCCGGGTGCAAGCGTGTCCGCAGTGGCGCGGCGACACGACATCAGTCCAAGCCTGTTGTTTCTCTGGCGTCGCCAGGCTACGCGGGCGCAGGTCGCGGAGCGCGGGGACAGAGGCATGCCACCTGGCTTTGTGCCGGTCGCGATCACCGGCTGTGGGCGCCCGAGTGAGGAGCAGGCGGCGATCGAGATCGAGGTCGGCGCGATTCGCATCCGTGTCAGGGGGACAGTCGACCGGGAGGCACTGTGCGAGGTGCTGGCGGCGGTCGGGACGGTTGGTCGATGATCGGGCTTCGAGCTGGGTTGTCGATCTGGATTGCGA
It includes:
- a CDS encoding TM0106 family RecB-like putative nuclease: MPSKITGDVVDALQHCRLKAYYQLRGEQGTQSGYEKLLIEQRVNQEPRIIEKIQREYGEAEIATNLKLSAASLSKRASLILGGLLEDDRYAVHFDALRKIDGPSALGAYRYEPVLFCAAPRVRALDRQQLATRAVLLAKIQKTLPNGGTVYLGQNSARTSIRFGSSLTRAENILKEAERLQRAEAPPKLLLNDHCRICLFRDRCRDQAIREDNLSLLRGIGENAIKRYARKDILTLTQLAHTFRPRRCGKRADIPLTRRDHALHALAIRDRTIYVLGAPTIPEARVRIYVDMEGDPEVGFIYLIGLVVCEGERVEHYSFWADDEKGEADMFTRFLDTVAQYDAPRLYSYGNYERTAIARMRRQARRKKPVDAILAALTNVLTIIYPHFYFPTYSNGLKETAGCLGCRWTEPDASGTESVVWRKNWEKTGDASWKVKLIQYNLEDCEAL
- the tnpA gene encoding IS66-like element accessory protein TnpA → MPILEHGADTLQRVEIITGTGRRRRWSTDAKAAIVAESFAPGASVSAVARRHDISPSLLFLWRRQATRAQVAERGDRGMPPGFVPVAITGCGRPSEEQAAIEIEVGAIRIRVRGTVDREALCEVLAAVGTVGR